Genomic DNA from Pseudomonas fitomaticsae:
TCAGTTTGCGCGGCGATCCGCCGGATCCGATGAACCTGCTCGGCTCGGCGGCAGCGTTCGTTTATCCGCGTTTCAGCGATTACCGCGCAGCGGTGGAAGCGGCCAATACCACGCTGAACGTCGCAGCACTGGTCGGGCACACGGCGCTACGCAGCAATCACCTCGATGATCTGTTTCGCACCGCGACTGACGATGAAATCGACGCGATGCGCGAGCAGTTGCGTGAAAGCCTGGAGGCGGGCGCCCTCGGTTTATCCACAGGTCTGGCGTATGCCAGTGCGTTCTCGGCTTCCACCGATGAAGTCATGCAACTGACCGAAGAGTTGAATGCGTTCGGCGCGGTGTACACCACCCACCTGCGCAGTGAATTCGAACCGGTGCTGGAGGCGATGGACGAGGCCTTTCGTATCGGACGCCACGCCCGATCGCCGGTGATCATTTCCCATCTCAAATGCGCCGGTGCCGGAAACTGGGGCCGCAGTCCGCAGTTGCTCGCTTCGCTGGAGGAGGCGGCGAAAACTCACCCGGTCGGCTGCGATTGCTACCCGTACGCGGCGAGTTCTTCGACCCTGGACCTGAAGCAGGTCACCGACGCCCACCGCATCACCATCACCTGGTCGACGCCGCATCCTGAAATGGGTGGTCGCGACTTGATGGACATCGCTGCCGAATGGAATCTGCCATTGCTCGACGCCGCCAAACGCCTGCAACCGGCGGGCGCGGTGTATTACGGGATGGACGAGAACGACGTGCGCCGGATCCTCGCTCATCCGCTGTCGATGGTCGGCTCCGATGGCCTGCCGGAAGACCCGTTCCCGCACCCGCGTCTGTGGGGTGCCTTCCCACGGGTGCTCGGCCATTTCAGTCGCGATGTCGGGCTGTTTCCGCTGCACACTGCCGTGCACAAGATGACCGGTCTGTCGGCCGTGCGTTTCGGTCTGAAGGAAAGGGGCGAGATTCGTGAAGGGCACTGGGCGGATCTGGTGTTGTTCGACCCGGCAACCGTGCGTGACGTGGCGGATTTCAACGACCCGCAACGTGCCGCCCAAGGCATCGACGGGGTGTGGATCAATGGTGTGTTGAGTTACCGCGACGGTCAGGCCAACGGCCAAAGGCCAGGGCGGTTCCTGGCGCGCCAGGGCGATCTGCGCGACGGCTTTCGTTGAATTTTGCTGACTGCGTCACGGTGATGGCACATTGCAATTAAAGAAAGCCATCACCAAGCCGAATTGCTGACATCCACCCCGGCTACACTCTGGGGCCAATCAGTCAGGGAGCAACCCATGAGCTTCGGCAAAACCACCCCGATCCTGCGGATTTTCGATGAAGCCAAGGCCGTGGAATTCTACGTCGATTTCCTCGGCTTCAAGATCGATTGGCAGCATCGTTTCGAACCCGGTTTCCCGTTGTACCTGCAAGTCTCGCGCGGCGAGTGTGTGCTGCATTTGTCCGAACACCACGGCGATGCGACACCGGGTTCGGCCCTGCGGATCGAGACCGATGAGCTGGAGGCGTTTCAGCAGCAGTTGGTCGCCAAGAACTACAAGTTCTCGCACCCGGGCATCCAGGCCATGCCGTGGGGCAGCCAGGACATGACCATCGCCGATCCGTTCGGCAATCGCCTGGTATTCACCAACGCGATCAGCCTCTAACTGTCGTTCGCTACCCGGTGAGTCTGCCGAAACTCACCGGGCGGCATGCCGCGTCGGCTCTTGAAGGTGCGGTGAAACGAGCGCGGTTCGGTGAAGCCCAGATATTGGGCAATGTCCTGAATCGGCAAGGTGCTGTTGAGCAGGTAATGCTCAGCCAGTTCCTGACGCAGTTCGTCGAGAATCTGCTGATACGAGGTGCCGGCCTGATGCAGCTGGCGTTGCAGGGTACGCACGGACACGGCGAGATGCTCGGCCACTTGTTCCTTGCGCGGCAGGCCCTCCTTGAGCAACTGACGCAGAATGCTTTTGACCCGCTGCTCCAGCGACGCATCCTCCAGCGTCGCCATCAAACTCTGAGCGTGTTCTTCCAGGGTGCGCAGCAAATGCGCATCGGCCTGTCGCAACGGCAACTGCAAATACGGCAACGGCACGACCAGCGCGGAATACGGCTGATCGAACAGCACCGGGCATTCGAAAAAATCTTCGTACTGCGCCAGCGTCGTGTCCGCCGGGATCGAGTGTTCCAGCCACACGGCGGCCGGTGATAGTTGGGTGTCGGCGATCCAGCGTGCGTATTGCAGCCAGGAGCCGAGCACGTTCTCCACCAGATGCCGGCGGATCCGCGGGCGTTCGAAGCGGCAGCTCCAGATCAGGTGCACGTGGCTGTCCTGCACCTCGGCGCGGCTGACGCCCATGTCGCCCACCAGTTTTTCGAACGGCATGATGCGGCTCATGGCGTCGCCCAGTGTCGCGCAATTCATGGTGATGTAGCCCAGCACGCTCCAGGAGTTGGGCAGGACGAAATTCGCGGCGTTGAGGCCGAACAGCGGATCGCCCGAGTGCTCGCAAAAGTAATCGAGCAACCGCTCATGGGTTTCACCCGGCAGGCGCAGGCTGTTGTCGCTCAACTGCTGCGCCTGCAACCCGGCCGCCGTCAACGCAGGCTCGATGGCCAGGCCCAGATGTTCGGCATGGCGCAGGTACTTGAGCAGCGGCGGAACGGAGGTGAAGCCGAGCGATTGCATGACCGAATTCCCTTGATCGAGGCCGCCACGGGCGGATGAGCGCCCTGAAAGGTAATTTGAATCCACGACTAAAGTAAATGGCTGACGCTTGCGCGACGTTTGACTCAATTGGCTACTCGAACTGGCCGGATGCGACCGTGACACTTTCGGCCGGCTGACTAGTATGAGGGCCTGAAATCTCACTGATCAGACTGCACAGAAGGACACACGCATGCGACGCTGGAACGGCTGGGGAGATGCAACCACGGTGGTCGAACTGCCGGCCCAGGGCGCAAGTTTTCTCCATGAGCGACTGGGGGAGGGCCGCGCGTTGCCCGACGCGACGCTGGAAGCGGCGCTGGCCCGGGTGCCGGTCTCGCGGCTGGCGGAACACGCGCTGTACAGCATCGATGCCCATGACCGTCTGCTGCACTCACGCGGGCAGAGCCTGCCGGACTGGCTGGCGTTGCGCGAAGGGGCGCTGGGCAACTATCCCGATGCCGTGGCGTTCCCCGAGACCGCCGAACACATCCGCCAATTGCTGGCGCTCGCCCAGGCGCAGGACCTGTGCCTGATCCCCTACGGCGGCGGCACGTCGGTGGCCGGGCACATCAATCCGCCGGACTCCGCGCGGCCCGTGGTGACGGTGTCTCTGGCGCGGATGAGCCGCCTGATCGACCTCGACGAACAAAGCCTGCTGGCGACTTTCGGCCCCGGCGCCAGTGGCCCGCAGGTGGAAAGTCAATTGCGCGCCCGAGGCTACACGCTGGGGCATTTCCCGCAGTCGTGGGAGCTGTCGACGCTGGGCGGCTGGGTGGCCAGTCGCTCCAGCGGTCAGCAGTCGCTGCGCTATGGGCGGATCGAGCAGTTGTTTGCCGGTGGGACCCTGGAAACCTTTGCCGGGCCGCTACAGATTCCAACCTTCCCGGCCTCGGCGGCCGGCCCTGATCTGCGCGAAGTGGTGTTGGGTTGCGAAGGGCGTTTCGGGATTATTTCCGAGGTCAAGGTGCGGGTCAGTGCGCTACCGGCCGATGAACGTTTCTACGGCGTGTTTCTGCCCAGCTGGAGCAAGGCGCTGCAAGCCATTCAGCAACTGGCCCAGGCGCGGGTGCCGCTGTCGATGCTGCGTCTGTCCAACGCGGTGGAGACCGAAACCCAGCTGGCGCTGGCCGGCCATCCGCAACAGATCGCCTGGCTGGAAAAGTACCTGAACCTGCGCGGCGCGGGGCAGGGCAAGTGCCTGCTGACCTTCGGCGTGACCGGCAATTGCAAGCAGAACGCGCTGTCCCTGAGTCAGGCCCGTCAGCATCTGAAAGCATTCGGCGGGGTGTTCACCGGTACGCTGCTGGGCAAGAAGTGGGCGCAGAACCGCTTCCGTTTTCCGTATCTGCGGGAGAGCTTGTGGAACGCGGGTTACGTGGTCGACACCCTCGAAACCGCCACCGACTGGAGCAACGTCGACAACCTGCTCAACCGGATCGAAAACAGCCTGCGCGACGCGTTGGCGGCGGAGGGTGAACGAGTGCACGTGTTCACGCATCTGTCCCACGTCTACGGCGAAGGCTCGAGCATCTACACCACCTACGTGTTTCGCCCGGCGGCGGACTATCCCGCGACGCTCGCTCGCTGGAAGGCCCTCAAGCACGCGGCCAGCCAGACCATCGTCGACAACCACGGCACCGTCAGCCACCAGCACGGCGTGGGCAAGGATCACGCGCCGTACCTGTTGCGCGAAAAAGGCGCGCTGGCGATGGACACCTTGCAGGCGCTGAGCCGGCACTTCGACCCGGCCGGGCGCCTGAACCCCGGCACGCTGTTGCAGGAGTGACGGCGATGAGCGCGGACTGGAACGCCGAATGGCGCCAGCAAATCCTGCCAACTTTGGCGGGTGAAACCTGGGACCTGATCGTCATCGGCGGCGGCATCAGCGGCGCCGGCATCCTGCGTGAAGCCGCGCGCCGTGGCTGGCGTTGCCTGCTGCTGGAACAGCGTGATTTTGCCTGGGGCACGTCCAGTCGGTCGTCGAAAATGGTCCATGGCGGTTTGCGCTACATCGCCAAGGGGCAGTGGCGGTTGACCCGGGATTCGGTGCGCGAACGCCAGCGCCTGCTCGACGAAGCGCCGGGGCTGGTGGAGCCGATGAGTTTCATGATGCCGCACTATCGCGGCGGCTTCCCCGGACCCCGTGTGCTGGGTGGTCTGTTGTCGATCTATGACGCATTGGCCGGGCGCCGCGACCATCGTTTCCATGACGCGCAGCAACTGCGTTATCTCGCTCCGGGCGTGAAAGAAAATGACTTGCTGGGCGGCACCTGTTTTATCGATGCACTGACCGATGACGCACGGCTGGTGATGCGCGTGTTGAGCGAAGCACGGGCCGACGGCGCGGTGGTACTCAACGGCGTGCGCGTCGAACATCTGCTGCGGGAAAACGGGCGGGTGTGCGGGGTTCAGGTCGAAGATTGCGAGGCTGGCGCGTCACTGCAATTGCGTTGTGGTGTGCTGGCGGTGGCCACCGGGGCGTGGGCCGAGCGCTTGCGTCCAACTGAGGCGCCACGCCAGTTGCGTCCTTTGCGCGGCAGTCATTTGCTGCTGCCGGGCTGGCGCTTGCCGGTGGCACAGGCCTTTACGTTTATGCACGAGCAGGATCGGCGTCCTGTGTTCGTTTTCCCGTGGGAAGGCGCCACGGTGGTTGGCACCACCGACCTCGATCACCGCGAGAATCTGGACCAGAGTGCGAGCATCAGCGCCGAAGAGCTCGACTATCTTCTGGCAGCCTGCCAACAACAGTTTCCCGGTGCTGAAGTGACAGCGGCCGACGTGCTTTCAACCTGGTCCGGCGTGCGCCCGGTGGTGGGCAGTGCCGCGGGTGAGCATCAAGACAAACCGTCGAACGAAACCCGTGAACATGTGCTGTGGCAGGAGCCGGGTTGCGTCACGTTGGCAGGCGGCAAACTCACGACGTTCCGCCCGCAAGCCATCGAAGTGCTCAAGGCCTGCGCCGACATGCTCGGCCGTTCTTTCGAAGACGATGCCGCGCCGGTATTTGCCGCCGTGCCGCCACTGGCGATCCCCGGTCTCAGCCCCGGCCAGTGGCGACGTCTGGCCGGGCGACATGGCCGAGACCTGCCAAGGCTGGCGCAACGGCTCGCCGAACTGGGCCACGACACCGTCGGCGCCACCGACACCTTGTGGGCAGAACTGGTCTTCGCCTGCGAAGCGGAAATGGTCCTGCATCTGGACGACCTGCTGCTACGCCGAACCCGTCTCGGCCTGTTGCTGCCCCGTGGCGGCGCGGAGTATTTCCCGGCCATTCGCCGACTCTGCCAACCACGACTGGGCTGGGACGACGAACGCTGGCAACAGGAACAGCAACGCTATCAGGCGTTATGGCAACGCCATCACGGCCTGCCGGAAATCGCGCAGTGATGCCCCTCGAAGAGAGTTCCATGGACAACCACCCGAACAAGCGTTACCTGCTGGCCATCGACAATGGCACCCAGAGCGTGCGCGCGCTGCTCTTCGATTTGCAGGGCAATCTGCTCGGCAAGGGCAAGGTTGAATTGCAGGCCTATTACTCGACCCAACCGGGCTGGGCCGAGCAGGACCCGGAATATTACTGGGCGAAACTGGGCGAAGCCTGCCAGCAGGTGTGGGCGCAAACCGGTGTTGATCGTACGCAGATTGCCGGTGTTTCCCTGACCACTCAGCGCGGCACGGTGATCAATGTCGATGCCCAAGGCAAGCCGCTGCGCCCGGCGATTCTCTGGCTCGATCAACGCCAGAGCGAAGTCGAAGGCGGGATCAAGGGACCGTGGGGCTGGCTGTTCAAACTGGCCGGCGCGCAGGCCACCGTGGATTACTTTCGCGCCCAGGCCGAGGCCAACTGGATCGCCCGCCATCAGCCTGACGTGTGGGCGGCGACCGACAAGTTTCTGTTGCTTTCGGGGTTTCTCACCCATCGCCTGTGCGGACGTTTCGTCGACTCGGTGGGCTGTTGCGTCGGCTACCTGCCGTTCGACTTCAAACGCCTGCGCTGGGCCGCAACCCGTGACTGGAAATGGCAGGCGCTGGCGGTGCGCCCCGAGCAACTGCCGACCTTGCACAAACCCGGTGAAACCCTCGGCCACATCAGCGCCGAAGCCAGTCGCCACACTGGCATTCCCGAGGGCGTTCCGCTGATTGCGGCGGGGGCCGACAAGGCCTGTGAAGTACTCGGTTCCGGCGTCGTCGATCCGGGCACGGTGTGCCTGTCCTACGGCACAACCGCGACGATCACCAGCACCCGTTCGCGCTATCTGGAAATTGTCCCGTTGATTCCGCCGTACCCGTCGGCGGTGCCGGATCAGTACAACTGCGAGGTGATGATTTATCGCGGTTATTGGATGGTCAGCTGGTTCAAGAACGAGTTCGGCCTGCGGGAAATGCAGCAGGCCAGGGAGCAGGGCATCGAGCCCGAGCAACTGTTCGATGCGCTGGTCGAGGCGGTGCCGCCGGGGTCGATGGGATTGATGCTGCAACCCTACTGGTCGCCGGGGATTCGCGAGCCGGGCGTGGAGGCCAAAGGGGCAATGATCGGCTTCGGTGACGTGCACACCCGCGCGCACATTTACCGGGCAATCCTCGAAGGTCTGGCCTACGCGTTGCGCCAGGGCATGGAGAAGATCGAGAAGCGCTCGAAGATCTCCGTCACCCGTTTGCGGGTGGCTGGCGGTGGCTCGCAAAGTGATGCGGCGATGCAGCTCACGGCGAACATTTTCGGCCTGCCGGCGGAGCGTCCGCACGTCTATGAAGCGTCCGGTCTGGGCGCGGCGATTTGCTGCGCGGTGGGGCTGGGGCTGCACGCGGATTTCCCCACGGCGATAGCGGCGATGACCCGGGTTGGCGCGGTGTTTCAGCCGCAACCCGAGGCGCAACAGATCTATGAACGACTGTACAAGGACGTCTATCTGCGCATGTATCGGCAGCTCAAACCGTTGTACCAGAGCATCCGCAAGATCACCGGTTACCCGGCCTGAAACAACATGCGCGTGGCGCTATCGGAGAACTTTTCTGGTGAGATCGGACAGTGTCAGAGGCGGGGTCGATTGTTAGGCTCGATCCCCACGGCATCCATAACAAGAACCAGAAGCAATGAAGCTGATCTCCCTCCTGCTGCTTTGCGCAATGGCCCCCACGGCGTGGGGCTGGTCGAACCATACGGTGGGCAGCTACCTGGCGTTGCAGGATCTGCCGGCGTTGCACGATGCATCGCCCGTCGAGGTTGAACCGCTGGAGCAGTTTCTCTCCGAGCAATACCCGGCCATCGTCGCGTTGCTCGATGAGCAGGAACGCTTCGCCCGCGAGCATTTCAAGCAGTACCCGCCGCGCCCCGACAACCTCAAATTGCCCGCCACGCCGAGCGACAATCTGCGCCACGACTTCCTCACCGCGTTGCGGATCAATCCGCAGATTTTTCTGGCGATGGTCATCCAGCCGTTGCCGGGTAAAGACCTGCCCGAGCGCGAGCATCTGCAGGCCGATCAGGTGATGGTCGAGCAGACACTTTCGCCGTGGAATCGCCAGCGTTTCATTCGCGTGGCCGATCACGAAAAAGTCGCGCCTCTGGCCGTGCTGGCGAGCGCTGCCGATGAGCCGGATTACGGCCACGACATCAACCTCTTCAGCGACAACCCCGGCGAAGTCGCCGCGTTGTACGGCTTCGGCCCGCAGCCGTTTGGCGATGCGCGTTTTCAGTACAGCTCCCAGGCACCGTTCCACATGGGTTTCTTCCACGAGAGCCCGGTGGTGTACGCGGCCGCCGGATTTCTCGAGCGCAGCTGGCCGGACTGGCGCGCGTATCAGTACATGGGGCTGGCGCGACTGGCGTTTGCCAGTGGTCACTCTTACTGGGGTTATCGCTTCCTCGGCTGGGGCCTGCACCACGTTCAGGACCTGACCCAGCCGTATCACGCCAAGCCGTTGCCCGGCGTCGAACTGCCGAGCCTTCTGTTGCTGGAGGGCAAGGCGCTGGCCGGTTTTGCGGAGGACAAACAGGCGTCCATCGAACGGGTTGCGACCCGCCACATGGAAGTCGAGAAATACCAGTCGACCTGGCTGCGCCGCGTGCTGCGCGCCGGTCAACCGCATCCGATGCTCGACGCTTACGCCAATGCCGCCGGGGGCGCGCATTACCCGCCGTACTCCGTGGACTACCTGCGCGAAGTGGTGAGTGCCGAGTCCGTCAACGACTCCGCCGCCTTCGATGAAGCCATCGGCCAGTGGCTGGAAACGGCGCCGGTCACCAGCGATTTCAGCGCTGGCAATCAGTTGCAGCGCGAAACCTTCGAGCATCCGCAACTCAATCAACAACTGCTCAGACTGCTCGGCCATTTCGGCGCCCACAGCCGGATTTATGTCCGTGCGGGGCTGGCGCCCTGAGCATCGCGGCAACACACAACAATAAGAACAGGGAAGGAGGAACAGATGATCAACACTCGATTGCGCCTGTCTGGCGTAGCGCTCCCCGGTGTCGGTTTGGCAGGGCTGCTGCAACTCTGCGCAGTCGATGCGGTGCAGGCCGCCGAGTTCAGCGTGCTGGACAATCAGGTCACCGGCTCGCTCGACACGACTTTGTCCTATGGCCGTTTGTGGCGGGTGCAGGGGCGCGACAAGACCAACGATGACGTCAACACCAACGACGGCAATCGCAACTTCGACACCGGGCTGGTTTCCGAGGTGTACAAGATCACTTCGGAGCTGGAAGCCAACTACCAGAACTACGGAATGTTCCTGCGCGGCACCGCGTTCTACGACACCCAGTTGATGGACAAGCGCAACGACTACTACCACAACAACAGCCCGTCGCAACCGAGCCAGAGTTATCCCCAGGACGACCGTTTCACCGGCCAGACCCGCGACATCGCCGGCAGCCGGATCGAGATGCTCGATGCCTACGTTCATGGCACCTGGGACGTCGCGACCATGCCGGTCACCGCGCGGGTGGGGCGCCAGGTGTTCAACTGGGGCGAAGGGATTTTCTATCGCGGCGGGGTCAACACCACCAACCCGGTGGACGCGGCGAAATATCGCTTGCCGGGTGCCGAGGTCAAGGAAGTGCTGATGCCGGTGGAGGCGGTCAGCTTCAACATCGGCCTGAGCGACAACCTGACGATGGAGAGCTTCTACCAGACCAACTGGAAAGAAACCCGCATCGACCCGGTCGGCACGTTCTACTCGCAGACCGACCTGTTCGCCGACGGTGGCAACACCGCTTACAACAACTTCAGCGGCACCGCGCTCGATACACCAGTGCCAGGGTTCGGAAACGTCATCGGCCTGTACAGCGCACTGGGCAACAATCCATTGCTCGGCCCGGCGCTGAAGTCCACCGGCCTCTACGCCAACGGCGTGACCCCGGCCTACGGCAACACCCTGAAAGTGGCGTCCATCGGCAAGGACTACAACGCGCGCAATGACGGCCAGTTCGGCTTTGCCTTTCGCTACATCGCCGAAGCGCTCAACAGCACCGAGTTCGGCCTGTACATGGTCAACTACCACGCCAAGGAACCGACCATCGCCGCTGACCTTGGCGGTTACAACGGCATCGACATGAATGCCCTGACCAACATGCTCTCCAGCGTCGCCGGCAGTCAGGCCGGGGCCCTCGCCAACGGTCTGGCGACCGCCGATGTGATGGGCAACATCCAGGCCCATCGGCGGTATGCCGAAGACATCCGCATGTACGGTTTCAGCTTCAACACCACGCTGGGCGAGGCCTCGGTGTTCGGTGAAGTGGCCTATCGGCCGAACCTGCCCATCGGTGTCGCGGCCACCAACGATTTGATCGGCGACCTGGCCAACGGCGCGGCCGCAGCAGTGTCCGGCAAGACCATCAACGTCGGCGGGCAAATGGTCACCCTCGACAGCCAGATCAACAACGCCGAGCGGGTCGAAGCGTTCAACACTTCGCTGGGCAGCATCTACAACTTCGGCCCGACGCTGTCGTTCGACTCGATGTTCGGCATCTTCGAACTGGCCTCCGAGCACCTGCGCGGCAGCAGCCTGCAATACACCGCCTACGACGGCAGCAACCGTTACTACGCCGGCACAGGCAACACTTCGTACGTGTCTGGCGGTGATCGCGACGATCAGGTCAACCGCGATTCCTACAGCTACACGGTGATGTTCAACGGCACCTGGAACGACGTGTACGCCGGGGTCAACGTCTCGCCTTACGTCGTCTACAAGGACGACTTCAAGGGCAACAGCTACCAGGCCGGCAACACCATCGAGGGCCGCAAGGCCTACACGCTGGGGATCAAGGCCAACTACCAGAACAGGTTCGAAGCCGAGTTGCAGTACACCGAGTTCTACGGCGGTGGGCAGAACAACGGCATTCGCGACCGCGACAACGTCGGTTTCAACCTCAAGTATTTCCTTTGATTTTCGAGTGTGGTCTTCAGGGCACTCATCCCCCCTGTGGGAGCGGGCTTGCCCGCGATGACGGCAGCACTTCCAACATCAATGCAGGCTGATCCACCGCAATCGCTGGCAAGTCGGGTCGCCGCATCGCACCTCCCACAGGTTTTTGTATTTCGGAGAAGATCATGTTTCACACTTCAAGACTTGGTAAAACCGCTCTTGCGCTATTTTTGAGTTTGTCTGCCGGCAGCGCACTCGCCGCCATCTCGCCCCAGCAGGCCGAACAACTGAAAACCTCGCTGACCCCCATGGGCGCCGAGCGCGCCGGCAACGCGGCCGGCACCATCCCGGCCTGGACCGGCGGCATCACCCAGGCCCCGGCCGGCTACAAACCGGGTCAGCATCACCCCGACCCGTACGCGGCGGACAAACCGCTGTTCACCGTCACCAAGGCCAATCTCGACCAGTACAAAGCGCATCTCACGCCGGGTCAGATCGCCCTGTTCACCAGCTACCCCGACACCTTCCAGATGCCGGTCTACCCCTCGCGCCGATCTGGCTCGGCGCCGCAGTGGCTGTATGACAACACCCTGAAAAATGCGACCTCGGCCAAGCTGCTGGAGGGCGGCAGCGGGTTCGCCGATGCCTATGGCGGCGTGCCGTTTCCGGTGCCCAAGGATGGGGTCGAAGTGCTGTGGAACCACATCACCCGCTATCGCGGCATCTACGTGGTTCGTCGCGCTTCCGAAGCACCGGTGCAGCGCAACGGCAGCTTCGCGTTGGTGACCTCGCAGCAGGAAGGCTTCTTCAACTACTACCGCCCGGGCGGCCAGTTCGCCGACCTGAAAAACATCCTGTTCTACTACCTCGCTTTCGTGAAAAGCCCGGCGCGCCTGGCCGGTGGTGCCGCGCTGGTACAAGAGACATTGGACCAGCTCAAGGACGCCCGCCAGGCCTGGATCTATGACGCCGGCCAACGCCGTGTTCGCCGCGCGCCGAACCTTGCGTACGACACACCGATCGCCTCATCCGATGGCCTGCGCACCGCAGACGACACCGACCTGTTCAACGGCTCCCCCGACCGCTTCGACTGGAAGCTCAAAGGCAAACAGGAAATCTACATCCCCTACAACAACTACAAAGTCGGCAGCCCCGACGTCAAATACGCCCAACTGCTCACCCCCGGCCACCTCAACCCGCAATACACCCGCTACGAGCTGCACCGGGTCTGGGTGGTCGAAGGCACCCTCAAACCAGGGTCGCGGCATATCTATTCCAAACGCGTGCTGTTCCTCGACGAAGACAGCTGGGGTGCCGCCCTCGTGGATCAATACGACGGGCGAGGAGAGCTGTGGCGCGTGTCGATGGCCTACCTGAAAAACTTCTACGACCTGCCCACCACCTGGAGCGCACTCGACGTCTTCCACGACTTGCAGGCCCGTCG
This window encodes:
- a CDS encoding DUF1329 domain-containing protein, translating into MFHTSRLGKTALALFLSLSAGSALAAISPQQAEQLKTSLTPMGAERAGNAAGTIPAWTGGITQAPAGYKPGQHHPDPYAADKPLFTVTKANLDQYKAHLTPGQIALFTSYPDTFQMPVYPSRRSGSAPQWLYDNTLKNATSAKLLEGGSGFADAYGGVPFPVPKDGVEVLWNHITRYRGIYVVRRASEAPVQRNGSFALVTSQQEGFFNYYRPGGQFADLKNILFYYLAFVKSPARLAGGAALVQETLDQLKDARQAWIYDAGQRRVRRAPNLAYDTPIASSDGLRTADDTDLFNGSPDRFDWKLKGKQEIYIPYNNYKVGSPDVKYAQLLTPGHLNPQYTRYELHRVWVVEGTLKPGSRHIYSKRVLFLDEDSWGAALVDQYDGRGELWRVSMAYLKNFYDLPTTWSALDVFHDLQARRYYVQNLDNEEASTVDFSQPVPEDSYFMPSALRQRGTR
- a CDS encoding DUF1302 domain-containing protein gives rise to the protein MINTRLRLSGVALPGVGLAGLLQLCAVDAVQAAEFSVLDNQVTGSLDTTLSYGRLWRVQGRDKTNDDVNTNDGNRNFDTGLVSEVYKITSELEANYQNYGMFLRGTAFYDTQLMDKRNDYYHNNSPSQPSQSYPQDDRFTGQTRDIAGSRIEMLDAYVHGTWDVATMPVTARVGRQVFNWGEGIFYRGGVNTTNPVDAAKYRLPGAEVKEVLMPVEAVSFNIGLSDNLTMESFYQTNWKETRIDPVGTFYSQTDLFADGGNTAYNNFSGTALDTPVPGFGNVIGLYSALGNNPLLGPALKSTGLYANGVTPAYGNTLKVASIGKDYNARNDGQFGFAFRYIAEALNSTEFGLYMVNYHAKEPTIAADLGGYNGIDMNALTNMLSSVAGSQAGALANGLATADVMGNIQAHRRYAEDIRMYGFSFNTTLGEASVFGEVAYRPNLPIGVAATNDLIGDLANGAAAAVSGKTINVGGQMVTLDSQINNAERVEAFNTSLGSIYNFGPTLSFDSMFGIFELASEHLRGSSLQYTAYDGSNRYYAGTGNTSYVSGGDRDDQVNRDSYSYTVMFNGTWNDVYAGVNVSPYVVYKDDFKGNSYQAGNTIEGRKAYTLGIKANYQNRFEAELQYTEFYGGGQNNGIRDRDNVGFNLKYFL